A window from Lactiplantibacillus pentosus encodes these proteins:
- the ychF gene encoding redox-regulated ATPase YchF, giving the protein MALTAGIVGLPNVGKSTLFNAITKAGAEMANYPFATIDPNVGMVEVPDKRLDRIQEIIPAKKVVPTTFEFTDIAGIVKGASKGEGLGNKFLENIRQVDAIVHVVRAFDDDNITHVTGKVDPQDDIETINLELSLADLEAVDKRLAKVQRAAKGNDKEAKAELAVLEKIKPALEAGKPVRSLEFNEDDQQIVKGLFLLTSKPVLYVANIAEDDMADPENSKYFQVVADYAKQEGAQAIGVAAETEEEIAELDDDDKADFLAAEGVEEPGLNKLIRASYKLLGLETFFTAGGKETRAWTFKRGTKAPQAAGIIHSDFERGFIRAEVMSFDALDEAGSEAKVKENGKLRLEGKDYVMQDGDIVEFRFNV; this is encoded by the coding sequence ATGGCACTTACAGCAGGTATCGTTGGGTTACCAAACGTTGGTAAATCCACATTGTTTAACGCAATTACGAAGGCGGGCGCCGAAATGGCCAACTACCCATTCGCGACCATCGATCCAAACGTTGGGATGGTGGAAGTTCCCGACAAGCGACTCGATCGCATTCAAGAAATTATTCCAGCTAAGAAAGTCGTCCCAACGACGTTTGAATTTACCGATATTGCCGGAATCGTTAAGGGCGCTAGCAAGGGTGAAGGTCTGGGGAACAAGTTCCTAGAAAACATTCGCCAAGTTGATGCCATCGTGCACGTTGTCCGGGCTTTTGATGACGATAACATTACCCATGTGACGGGGAAAGTCGACCCACAGGATGATATTGAAACCATCAACTTAGAGTTGAGTCTGGCGGATCTAGAAGCCGTTGACAAGCGTTTAGCTAAGGTTCAACGGGCTGCTAAGGGGAATGATAAGGAAGCCAAGGCTGAATTAGCGGTTTTGGAAAAAATCAAGCCAGCCCTCGAAGCCGGCAAACCAGTTCGTTCCCTTGAATTCAACGAAGACGACCAACAAATCGTCAAGGGATTATTCTTGTTGACGTCCAAACCAGTGCTGTACGTGGCGAACATTGCTGAAGATGATATGGCGGACCCTGAAAATTCCAAGTACTTCCAAGTCGTTGCGGACTACGCCAAGCAGGAAGGGGCCCAAGCAATTGGTGTCGCTGCTGAAACTGAAGAAGAAATCGCCGAATTGGATGATGACGACAAGGCGGACTTCTTAGCTGCGGAAGGTGTCGAAGAACCTGGTTTGAATAAGCTAATTCGGGCTTCTTACAAGCTCTTAGGTCTTGAAACCTTCTTCACGGCTGGTGGCAAGGAAACCCGTGCATGGACGTTTAAACGCGGTACTAAGGCGCCTCAAGCAGCCGGTATTATTCACTCTGACTTTGAACGTGGTTTTATTCGGGCCGAAGTGATGTCATTTGACGCGTTGGATGAAGCTGGTTCGGAAGCAAAAGTTAAGGAAAATGGTAAGTTACGTTTGGAAGGTAAAGACTATGTCATGCAAGATGGTGACATCGTTGAATTCCGCTTCAACGTTTAG
- a CDS encoding DUF951 domain-containing protein: MYDLGDIVEMKKAHPCGVNRWEITRMGADIKIKCTGCGHVVMMPRREFNKKLKKVLESKADQA; the protein is encoded by the coding sequence ATGTATGATTTAGGTGATATTGTCGAAATGAAGAAGGCGCATCCGTGTGGTGTCAATCGCTGGGAGATTACCCGGATGGGTGCCGACATTAAAATCAAATGTACGGGATGCGGTCACGTGGTCATGATGCCGCGTCGCGAATTCAATAAGAAACTCAAAAAAGTATTAGAAAGCAAAGCCGACCAAGCTTAA